The window GAAGGTTTTCTCTCTCATGCTAAAATCTCGTGGGTTCCATGATCAGCACCTGGTCCTGGCCGTCGATTTCCTTCAGCATTACCTTCACCCTTTCGCGGCGCGAAGTGGGCAGGTACTTGCCCTTGAAGTCGGGGCAAATGGGCATTTCGCGGTGGCCGCGGTCAATGAAGGCGGCCAGCTGCACCGACGCCGGCCGGCCCAGTTCAAAGATCGAATCCATGGCGGCGCGGATGGTGCGGCCGGTAAACACCACGTCATCGATCAGAATGATGTCACGATCCTCGATGCTGAAATCGATC of the Candidatus Aminicenantes bacterium genome contains:
- the pyrR gene encoding bifunctional pyr operon transcriptional regulator/uracil phosphoribosyltransferase PyrR, which translates into the protein MEEKIKAKIMDEKKMKRTFLRLAMEILERNREAENLVLIGIQTKGVFVARRIQQLIRELENIDIPLGILDITMFRDDLHKHEKQPAVKKTQIDFSIEDRDIILIDDVVFTGRTIRAAMDSIFELGRPASVQLAAFIDRGHREMPICPDFKGKYLPTSRRERVKVMLKEIDGQDQVLIMEPTRF